One Chlamydiales bacterium genomic window, GATGTTTAGTAATTGTTTCGAAAATATTGGGATGATACCCCTCACTGATCTTAAATACACATCGTGTGGCTAACCCCTCTCTGGATAGAAAATCATGCGTACCAGGTGTCGTATGAATCTTCCATCCTTGACTATCTAATTTTTTTAGTGCATTAAGGAATTTTGCTCTTTGTTCTCTGTTGACGCTGACAAGAATGTCTTTGCCTTTAACCATTTGTTCGGTTGCCTCCCATGAGCGAAAAAACGCTTCAATCAGATTGTCTCCTAAACAAGCCACCTCTCCTGTTGAAGCCATTTCCACATGAGCAACTGGATTAGCTCCCTTAAGACGATGATAAGAAAATTGGGGAGTTTTAATTCCTACATAATTGAGATCTAAAGTGTTATAAGAACGAGGTAGATAAACATCAAGTATAGCTTCAGTCGCAATCTGGATAAAATTATATCCTGTCACCTTAGAGACAAAAGGAAAAGAACGTGAAGCACGAATATTCAACTCAATGACTTTAATTGCATTATCTTTTGCGATAAATTGAATGTTAAATGGTCCCGTAATATTTAGTATCTGAATAATGCGACGAGTAATTGACTTTGTTTGCCGAATTGTTTCGAGATAGAGTTTTTGAGGAGGAAGTACAAGTGTTGCATCTCCTGAATGAACACCAGCATTTTCAATATGCTCTGAAACAGCTTCGATGATTACTTCTCCTCTGATTGCAACACCATCTATTTCCAGCTCTTTTGCATTTAGGATAAACTGCGATAAGACAACCGGATGTTGACGAGAGACAATGGTTGCTTCCTCAAGATATTTCTCAAGTTCATCTTCATTGTAAATGACATTCATTGCCGCTCCTGAAAGGACATAGGAAGGACGAACTAAAATTGGATAACCCACATCCATTGCAAAACAACGTGCTTTTTCTATAGAACTCACTTCAGTCCAAAGAGGTTGATCGATGGAGAGTTCATTGAGTAAGGAAGAAAATTTCTGACGATTCTCAGCCATATCAATCGAAGAAGAAGAAGAACCCATAATACGATAACCTGCAGCATCAATTGCAAGAGCTAGATTATTTGCAATCTGTCCTCCGACAGAAACGATGATTCCTTCTGGAGATTCAAAATCTGCAATATCTAAGATTCGCTCAAGGGTTAGCTCTTCGAAATAGAGACGATCTGACTCATCATAATCAGTAGATACTGTCTCTGGATTAGAGTTAATCATAATTGTTGGCACGTGATGGTGCCTTAATGTACGTATTGTGTTGACTGCGCACCAGTCAAATTCAACTGAAGAGCCGATCGCATAGGGTCCTGAACCAAGTACAATCATTGGAGAAGGAGTCAACGGTAAAACATCATTTGAGATCCCGTGATAGGTCAAGTATAAGTAATTGGTTTTAGCATCAAACTCTCCAGCCAAAGTATCAATCTGTTTAATCACAGGCTTTACACCTAAACTTAACCGTTTGAAGCGAATTGTTTCTTCTTTTTCATCTTTCAAAAGGGCAATAGCTCGATCAGAAAATCCAAAACGCTTTGCACGCCTGATCATCTTTTCAATCGGGGTTTTTCGAATCTCCTCTTCCATCTTAACTAAATCCATGAGTTGATACAAAAACCATTGATCAATGTGTGAAAGAGCATGAATTTCGTCAGCATCCATCCCTTGACGCATCATCTCAGCAATTGCATAAAGACGGCGATCAGT contains:
- the carB gene encoding carbamoyl-phosphate synthase (glutamine-hydrolyzing) large subunit, which gives rise to MSSKRIIVLGSGGLRIGQAGEFDYSGSQAIKALKEEGHYIILVNPNIATVQTDQGMANQVYLLPLNTTTVEKIIEKEKPNAILLSFGGQTALNLGLALDASGFLAQFGVEVLGTPVSTIRLTEDRKLFKESLDSIGVKTAASHIATTIEEAKLGAEKIGYPLMLRSGFSLGGLGSGKARNEAELVSLASEALSKAPQILIEEYLVGWKEIEYEVMRDRDSNTITVCNMENFDPMGIHTGESIVIAPSQTLNNQEYHMLREIAIKTVSHLGVIGECNIQYAVHPNRIDYRVIEVNARLSRSSALASKATGYPLAFVAAKLALGYRLYEIKNSVTKETSAFFEPALDYVVVKMPRWDTNKLRAERTIGSEMKSVGEVMAIGRSFPEALQKAIRMLNIGCCSLFDYPYSIPDPKQEIEIATDRRLYAIAEMMRQGMDADEIHALSHIDQWFLYQLMDLVKMEEEIRKTPIEKMIRRAKRFGFSDRAIALLKDEKEETIRFKRLSLGVKPVIKQIDTLAGEFDAKTNYLYLTYHGISNDVLPLTPSPMIVLGSGPYAIGSSVEFDWCAVNTIRTLRHHHVPTIMINSNPETVSTDYDESDRLYFEELTLERILDIADFESPEGIIVSVGGQIANNLALAIDAAGYRIMGSSSSSIDMAENRQKFSSLLNELSIDQPLWTEVSSIEKARCFAMDVGYPILVRPSYVLSGAAMNVIYNEDELEKYLEEATIVSRQHPVVLSQFILNAKELEIDGVAIRGEVIIEAVSEHIENAGVHSGDATLVLPPQKLYLETIRQTKSITRRIIQILNITGPFNIQFIAKDNAIKVIELNIRASRSFPFVSKVTGYNFIQIATEAILDVYLPRSYNTLDLNYVGIKTPQFSYHRLKGANPVAHVEMASTGEVACLGDNLIEAFFRSWEATEQMVKGKDILVSVNREQRAKFLNALKKLDSQGWKIHTTPGTHDFLSREGLATRCVFKISEGYHPNIFETITKHQVNLIINIPHHLPSSKNVTDGFQIRRLAIDYHIPLITNLQIALVFLQSLVDLEKLPEVKSWHEFLGGRL